From Methylopila sp. M107, a single genomic window includes:
- the bluB gene encoding 5,6-dimethylbenzimidazole synthase encodes MPLPHPQTVVDASSACEELPSAGPFTTEERNAVYRAIESRRDVRDEFLASPIDAAVLKRLLAAAHAAPSVGLSQPWSFILVREAETKRRVADIFRRRNAEAAAMFEGERARDYRLLKLEGIEKAPLNICVVCDRTRGGPVVLGRTHQRDVDIYSAVCAVQNFWLAARAEGVGVGWVSIFEPDDLRPVFDLPEHVMVVAYLCVGHVDRLHDRPELEARRWAARLPLGEVVSDERWGAGSSLFER; translated from the coding sequence ATGCCGCTTCCCCATCCTCAGACGGTCGTCGATGCGTCGTCGGCATGCGAGGAGCTCCCCTCCGCCGGCCCTTTCACGACGGAGGAACGGAACGCGGTCTATCGCGCTATCGAGAGCCGGCGGGACGTCCGCGACGAGTTTCTGGCGTCGCCCATCGACGCCGCAGTCCTGAAGCGGCTGCTTGCGGCGGCTCACGCGGCTCCGTCCGTCGGGCTTTCGCAGCCGTGGAGCTTCATCCTGGTGCGCGAGGCGGAAACCAAGCGGCGCGTCGCCGACATCTTCAGGCGCCGCAACGCGGAGGCCGCCGCGATGTTCGAGGGCGAGCGCGCGCGTGACTATCGCCTGCTGAAGCTCGAGGGGATCGAGAAGGCCCCGCTCAACATCTGCGTCGTGTGCGACCGGACCCGCGGCGGGCCCGTGGTGCTTGGCCGGACCCACCAGCGTGACGTCGACATCTACAGCGCGGTCTGCGCCGTGCAAAATTTTTGGCTGGCGGCCCGCGCGGAAGGCGTCGGCGTCGGCTGGGTGTCGATCTTCGAGCCCGACGATCTGAGGCCGGTGTTCGATCTGCCGGAGCATGTCATGGTGGTCGCCTATCTCTGCGTCGGCCATGTCGACAGGCTGCACGACAGGCCCGAACTGGAGGCCCGGCGCTGGGCGGCGCGCCTGCCATTGGGGGAGGTCGTTTCGGACGAGCGCTGGGGCGCCGGGTCGAGCCTGTTCGAGCGCTGA
- a CDS encoding siderophore-interacting protein: MLAKLKQPLVTRATIRCADPSALAKALADQWISFDVAVAFDGGRLRAPLGAGESEFWVEGPTLKARLEAPELGALEVLRGYLTENLAGLAGEGAEIEWRGNMRRAATFADFRQVRLVASRLVAPRVRRLTFTGEGVERFGSDTDIHVRMYFPPDGADRPEWPRPGPDGRTVWPVEERRPDVRYYTVRRFDADRSEIEIDFVMHDNEGPGSSFAAHAAPGAVCGMAGPLGRTAPSADWTLLAGDETALPAIARILESMPADAKGACLIEVDAAEDEMALRAPAGVSVRWLHRKGASTGEVDLLAAAVAAVPMPDGEDVFAWVACEYSASKAIREHLRTQRQLPRERCLVVGYWQRAAA; the protein is encoded by the coding sequence ATGCTTGCGAAGCTGAAGCAGCCGCTGGTCACGCGGGCGACGATCCGCTGCGCCGATCCGTCGGCGCTTGCCAAGGCTCTTGCGGATCAGTGGATCTCCTTCGACGTCGCCGTCGCCTTCGACGGCGGCCGCCTGCGCGCCCCGCTCGGCGCCGGAGAGAGCGAGTTCTGGGTCGAGGGCCCGACGCTGAAGGCGCGGCTCGAGGCGCCGGAACTCGGGGCGCTGGAGGTCTTGCGCGGATACCTGACGGAAAACCTCGCCGGTCTGGCCGGCGAGGGCGCCGAGATCGAATGGCGCGGCAACATGCGCCGCGCGGCGACCTTCGCGGATTTCCGGCAGGTCCGGCTGGTCGCCTCGAGACTGGTCGCGCCGCGCGTCCGTCGGCTGACCTTCACGGGCGAGGGCGTCGAGCGGTTCGGCTCCGATACGGACATCCATGTCCGGATGTATTTTCCGCCCGACGGCGCCGATAGGCCCGAATGGCCAAGGCCCGGGCCGGATGGCCGGACCGTCTGGCCGGTCGAAGAACGCCGCCCTGACGTCCGCTACTACACGGTTCGCCGGTTCGACGCGGACAGGTCCGAGATCGAGATCGATTTCGTGATGCACGATAACGAGGGGCCGGGTTCGAGCTTCGCCGCGCACGCTGCTCCGGGAGCCGTGTGCGGCATGGCCGGCCCGCTCGGCCGAACGGCCCCGAGCGCCGACTGGACCCTGCTCGCCGGCGACGAAACCGCGCTGCCGGCGATCGCGCGCATTCTCGAGTCGATGCCGGCGGACGCGAAGGGCGCTTGCCTGATCGAGGTCGACGCCGCCGAGGACGAGATGGCGCTCCGCGCGCCGGCGGGCGTCAGCGTCCGCTGGCTGCATCGTAAGGGCGCTTCGACGGGCGAGGTCGACCTGCTCGCCGCCGCGGTCGCGGCCGTCCCGATGCCGGACGGCGAGGATGTCTTCGCCTGGGTCGCCTGCGAGTATTCGGCCTCGAAGGCGATACGCGAGCATCTCAGGACCCAGCGCCAGCTGCCGCGCGAGCGCTGCCTGGTGGTCGGCTACTGGCAGCGCGCGGCGGCGTAG
- a CDS encoding NCS1 family nucleobase:cation symporter-1, with amino-acid sequence MLVVTGAHPKLYNHDLAPVAPEGRTWGVFSIFAMWMSDVHSVGGYTFAASLFFLGLTGWEVLISMTVGIFIVYFLMNLIGKPSLKYGTPFPVVARMSFGVMGANLAALLRGVVGIVWYGVQTYFASKAVQVLVITFWPGAAEYTTNSILGLSTLGWFSFLFMWLFQLLIFLNGMETIRKFIDFCGPVVYVVMFMLAGWILWQTGTSSLSLQLSPPAEGSPILHMANASMLIVAYFAALLLNFGDFSRFGKDEKAMKMGNLLGLPLNFIVFAIITVIVTAGTVQVFGKAIMDPVEIVERIGNPWVVALGSITFIVATMGINIVANFVSPAYDISNLHPEKIDFKLGGLITSICSVLVCPWLFVQSPEAITIFVSIFGAVLGPMFGIMIGDYYLVKKQVVILEDLYTMDPKGSLYFEGGWNRKALIALGLSGFVSIGLALLGAYKVIPNVGDWGWLIGALLGGAIHVALMTRTARKTATETAVTA; translated from the coding sequence GTGCTCGTGGTCACGGGCGCGCACCCGAAACTCTACAATCACGATCTTGCGCCGGTCGCGCCCGAGGGTCGGACCTGGGGCGTGTTCTCGATCTTCGCGATGTGGATGTCGGACGTCCATTCGGTCGGCGGCTACACCTTCGCGGCCAGCCTGTTCTTCCTCGGCCTGACGGGCTGGGAGGTGCTGATCTCGATGACGGTCGGCATCTTCATCGTCTATTTCCTGATGAACCTCATCGGAAAGCCGTCGTTGAAGTACGGCACGCCCTTTCCCGTCGTCGCGCGCATGTCGTTCGGCGTGATGGGCGCGAACCTCGCGGCGCTGCTGCGCGGCGTGGTCGGCATCGTTTGGTACGGCGTTCAGACCTACTTCGCCTCCAAGGCCGTTCAGGTGCTGGTCATCACCTTCTGGCCGGGCGCCGCCGAATACACGACGAACAGCATTCTTGGCCTGTCGACGCTCGGCTGGTTTTCGTTCCTGTTCATGTGGCTGTTCCAGCTGCTGATCTTCCTCAACGGCATGGAGACGATCCGCAAGTTCATCGATTTCTGCGGGCCGGTCGTCTACGTCGTGATGTTCATGCTGGCGGGCTGGATCCTGTGGCAGACCGGCACGTCGAGCCTGTCGCTGCAGCTGTCGCCGCCGGCGGAAGGCTCGCCGATCCTGCACATGGCCAACGCCTCGATGCTGATCGTGGCCTATTTCGCGGCGCTGCTGCTCAATTTCGGCGACTTCTCGCGCTTCGGGAAGGACGAGAAGGCGATGAAGATGGGCAACCTTTTAGGGCTGCCGCTGAATTTCATCGTGTTCGCGATCATCACCGTCATCGTCACCGCCGGCACCGTGCAGGTGTTCGGCAAGGCGATCATGGACCCGGTCGAGATCGTCGAGCGGATAGGCAATCCCTGGGTCGTGGCGCTCGGCTCCATCACCTTCATCGTCGCGACCATGGGCATCAACATCGTCGCGAACTTCGTGTCGCCCGCCTACGACATCTCGAACCTTCACCCGGAAAAGATCGACTTCAAGCTCGGCGGGCTGATCACCTCGATCTGCTCGGTGCTGGTCTGCCCGTGGCTGTTCGTGCAGAGCCCGGAGGCGATCACGATCTTCGTGTCGATCTTCGGCGCGGTGCTCGGGCCGATGTTCGGCATCATGATCGGCGACTACTACCTGGTGAAGAAGCAGGTCGTGATCCTCGAGGACCTCTACACGATGGACCCGAAGGGCTCGCTCTACTTCGAGGGCGGCTGGAACCGGAAGGCGCTGATCGCGCTTGGCCTGTCGGGCTTCGTCTCGATCGGCCTCGCGCTCCTCGGCGCCTACAAGGTCATCCCGAATGTCGGCGACTGGGGCTGGCTGATCGGCGCGCTGCTGGGCGGCGCGATCCATGTCGCGCTGATGACCCGCACGGCGCGCAAGACCGCGACCGAGACGGCGGTGACCGCATGA
- a CDS encoding ureidoglycolate lyase — MSGRALVPEPLTKAAFAPFGDVIETVGCETRVINQGFALRRHDLARVEVGDGGRTCVSIFEAKQRPRPIAIDMLEKHPLASQAFYPLQPHDWLVVVAEGGDAPDLSTLRCFRATGAQGVNYAPGVWHFPVLTIAETQSFFIVDREGAAPNLVERFFETDEITSILSD, encoded by the coding sequence GTGAGCGGGCGCGCTCTCGTCCCCGAGCCGCTGACGAAAGCCGCCTTCGCGCCGTTCGGCGACGTGATCGAGACGGTGGGTTGCGAGACCCGCGTTATCAATCAGGGTTTTGCGCTGCGCCGCCACGACCTCGCGCGCGTCGAGGTCGGGGACGGCGGACGGACGTGCGTCTCGATCTTCGAAGCGAAGCAGCGCCCTCGCCCGATCGCGATCGACATGCTGGAAAAGCATCCGCTCGCATCTCAGGCGTTCTATCCGCTCCAGCCGCACGACTGGCTGGTCGTGGTCGCGGAAGGCGGCGACGCGCCGGACCTCTCGACGCTCCGCTGCTTTCGGGCGACCGGCGCGCAGGGCGTAAATTACGCGCCCGGCGTCTGGCATTTTCCGGTTCTGACGATCGCCGAAACACAGAGCTTCTTCATCGTCGATCGCGAGGGCGCGGCCCCGAACCTGGTGGAACGCTTCTTCGAGACGGACGAGATCACGAGCATTTTATCGGACTGA
- the alc gene encoding allantoicase codes for MFRDPNAPDFVYDYVNLASPLMGSTAALASDEFFADKSRVLQDAPAVFVPDLFDDNGKWMDGWETRRRRNGGNDWLLIHLGVPGVVKGVDIDTSHFTGNYPPAAAIEAVFSEGTPDPNGRWRPLVRTTALGPNAHHYVPVGDLDPVNWLKLSIYPDGGVARLRVYGVPNRDWTDEERHGELELSAAKYGGRIIAYNDAHYGNVLSLLSDGRGRTMGDGWETRRRREPGNDWIIAALAAPGAIDRIEVDTAHFKGNFPDSCSIQAARVEQGTQQSLITQSMFWPELLGPQKLEADKIHGFAVDKISDIGPISHVRLNIFPDGGVSRLRLFGKLA; via the coding sequence ATGTTCCGCGATCCGAACGCCCCCGATTTCGTCTACGACTACGTCAACCTCGCCTCGCCCCTGATGGGCTCGACGGCCGCGCTCGCGTCCGACGAGTTCTTCGCCGACAAGTCGCGCGTGCTGCAGGACGCGCCCGCCGTTTTCGTCCCGGACCTGTTCGACGACAACGGCAAGTGGATGGACGGCTGGGAGACCCGCCGCCGCCGGAACGGCGGCAACGACTGGCTGCTGATCCACCTCGGCGTGCCGGGCGTCGTGAAGGGCGTCGACATCGACACCTCGCACTTCACCGGCAATTACCCGCCCGCCGCCGCCATCGAAGCGGTCTTCAGCGAGGGCACGCCCGACCCGAACGGCCGCTGGCGCCCGCTGGTCCGCACCACGGCGCTCGGTCCGAACGCACACCATTACGTCCCCGTCGGCGACCTCGATCCGGTCAACTGGCTGAAGCTGTCGATCTATCCGGACGGCGGCGTAGCGCGCTTACGCGTCTACGGCGTGCCGAACCGCGACTGGACCGACGAGGAACGCCACGGCGAGCTGGAGCTCTCGGCCGCCAAATATGGCGGGCGGATCATCGCCTACAACGACGCCCACTACGGCAACGTGCTGTCGCTGCTCTCCGACGGGCGCGGCCGCACCATGGGCGACGGCTGGGAGACCCGCCGGCGGCGCGAACCCGGCAACGACTGGATCATCGCGGCGCTGGCCGCCCCCGGCGCGATCGACCGCATCGAGGTCGACACCGCTCATTTCAAAGGCAACTTTCCGGACAGCTGCTCGATTCAGGCCGCCCGCGTCGAGCAAGGCACGCAACAGTCGCTGATCACCCAGTCGATGTTCTGGCCGGAGCTGCTCGGCCCCCAGAAACTCGAAGCCGACAAGATCCATGGCTTCGCGGTCGACAAGATCTCGGACATCGGCCCGATCAGCCATGTCCGCCTCAACATTTTTCCGGACGGCGGCGTCTCGCGTCTGAGACTGTTCGGCAAACTCGCGTGA
- the puuE gene encoding allantoinase PuuE produces MTEDAGAYPRDMLGYGPTPPKIRWPGDARVAVQFVLNYEEGSENTILHGDPASETFLSEIIGALPYPGARHMSMESLYEYGSRVGVWRVLDAFRERGLPITLFAVAMALQRNPQVAEVALKDGHEICSHGLRWINYHGVPEDIEREHMARAIAIQRAITGERPLGWYTGRTSENTRRLVAEEGGFTYDADDYSDDLPFWSRVVEQPHLVVPYTLDANDMRFCTPQGFNTGEDFFRYLRDSFDALYAEGAQTPRMMSIGLHCRIVGKPGRIGALTRFLDHVMAHDRAWVCRRIDIARAFIAQVSPKKV; encoded by the coding sequence ATGACCGAAGACGCCGGCGCCTATCCTCGCGACATGCTGGGCTACGGCCCGACGCCGCCAAAAATCCGCTGGCCGGGCGACGCGCGGGTCGCGGTGCAGTTCGTCCTGAACTACGAGGAGGGCTCGGAGAACACGATCCTCCACGGCGACCCGGCCTCGGAGACCTTCCTGTCGGAGATCATCGGCGCGCTGCCTTACCCCGGCGCGCGGCACATGAGCATGGAGTCGCTCTACGAATACGGCTCGCGCGTCGGCGTCTGGCGCGTGCTGGACGCCTTTCGTGAGCGCGGCCTGCCGATCACCCTGTTCGCCGTCGCCATGGCGCTCCAGCGCAACCCTCAAGTCGCCGAGGTTGCGCTCAAGGACGGCCACGAGATCTGCTCGCACGGGCTGCGCTGGATCAACTATCACGGCGTGCCGGAGGACATCGAACGCGAACACATGGCGCGTGCGATCGCGATCCAGCGCGCGATCACCGGCGAGCGCCCGCTCGGCTGGTACACCGGCCGCACGAGTGAGAACACGCGCCGGCTGGTCGCGGAGGAGGGCGGCTTCACTTACGACGCCGACGACTACAGCGACGACCTGCCGTTCTGGAGCCGGGTGGTGGAGCAACCCCACCTCGTCGTGCCCTACACGCTCGACGCCAACGACATGCGCTTCTGCACGCCGCAGGGCTTCAACACCGGCGAGGATTTCTTCCGCTATCTCAGGGATTCTTTCGACGCGCTTTATGCCGAAGGCGCGCAGACGCCCCGGATGATGTCGATCGGCCTGCATTGCCGGATCGTCGGAAAGCCCGGCCGCATCGGCGCGCTGACGCGCTTCCTCGACCATGTCATGGCGCACGACAGGGCGTGGGTCTGCCGGCGCATCGACATCGCGCGGGCGTTCATCGCCCAAGTCTCGCCGAAGAAAGTGTAG
- a CDS encoding class I SAM-dependent methyltransferase, with product MLAPWIIERFRTSDLGWKAIQDAQFARMTKKNRKRRRRSLLSIFTGSFRSQSFVDKQYTKTWSDRDYPDANNRPAGEKVDYFDWNGHGFVLKLGGSHPYFMEAVIRAIESVKPKSVLEVGAGMGSNLLILANLFPEIAFSGLELTEAGVQRAKGVQATAFPEGLASVSPRPMPEREGFRTIDFQQGNATALPWADASFDAVFTILAVEQMQSVRDKALSEIVRVARSHVILVEPFLDENKDPLRALSKKAKDHLRLSVDDLKRFGLEVEWRFSDWPQKLTEGVGVVVARVVR from the coding sequence ATGCTGGCTCCCTGGATCATCGAGCGGTTCAGGACGAGCGATCTCGGCTGGAAAGCGATCCAGGATGCGCAGTTCGCTCGCATGACGAAGAAGAACCGCAAGCGTCGTCGGCGGTCTCTGCTGTCTATCTTCACCGGCTCGTTTCGTAGCCAAAGCTTCGTGGACAAACAGTACACGAAGACCTGGAGCGATCGCGACTATCCTGACGCAAACAACCGTCCCGCCGGCGAGAAAGTCGACTATTTCGACTGGAACGGCCACGGCTTCGTCCTGAAGCTCGGCGGCTCTCATCCGTACTTTATGGAAGCGGTCATCCGGGCGATCGAGAGCGTAAAGCCGAAATCGGTGCTCGAGGTCGGCGCCGGCATGGGCAGCAATCTGCTGATCCTGGCGAACCTGTTTCCGGAAATCGCCTTCTCGGGCCTCGAACTGACCGAAGCGGGCGTGCAGCGCGCGAAGGGCGTCCAGGCGACGGCGTTTCCGGAGGGCCTCGCCAGCGTGTCGCCTCGGCCGATGCCGGAGCGGGAGGGATTTCGCACGATCGATTTCCAGCAGGGCAACGCGACCGCGCTGCCTTGGGCCGACGCCAGCTTCGACGCCGTCTTCACGATCCTGGCGGTCGAACAGATGCAGTCGGTCCGCGACAAGGCGCTGTCGGAGATCGTCCGGGTGGCGCGCTCGCACGTGATTTTGGTGGAGCCGTTCCTCGACGAGAACAAGGACCCGCTGCGGGCGCTGTCCAAGAAGGCGAAGGATCACCTTCGGCTGTCCGTCGACGACCTCAAGCGGTTCGGCCTCGAGGTCGAGTGGCGCTTCTCGGACTGGCCGCAGAAGCTCACAGAAGGCGTCGGCGTCGTGGTGGCGAGGGTCGTGCGCTGA
- a CDS encoding acylneuraminate cytidylyltransferase family protein: MLRNAPLTAIIPVRGGSKGIPGKNVRPVAGGDSLLERAIKFAKASPRIDRTIVTTDDVEMHDIAARHGVAAPSLRPAHLADDAATTASVVAHVLAENGIEGGYLLILQATSPFRRLADLDAMCAAFEASDAEASVSLVAHDEPRPEKLKRIECGRIVAYMGDGFEGPRQSLPQPYRLNGAFYLISVEAFRREKRFLPADALPFVMPEERSHNLDSKTDWAVMEAMIACGAWALEDV; the protein is encoded by the coding sequence ATGCTTCGAAATGCGCCGCTCACCGCAATCATCCCCGTCCGGGGAGGCTCGAAGGGCATCCCTGGCAAGAACGTCCGGCCGGTCGCGGGCGGCGACAGCCTGCTCGAACGGGCGATCAAGTTCGCAAAGGCCTCGCCGCGCATCGACCGGACCATCGTCACGACCGACGATGTGGAAATGCACGATATCGCCGCGCGCCATGGGGTGGCGGCGCCCAGCCTGCGCCCGGCCCACCTCGCGGACGACGCGGCCACGACGGCCTCCGTCGTCGCGCATGTGCTCGCAGAAAACGGGATCGAAGGCGGCTATCTGCTGATCCTGCAGGCGACGTCGCCGTTCCGGCGGCTCGCCGACCTCGACGCCATGTGCGCCGCCTTCGAAGCGTCGGACGCCGAGGCGTCGGTCAGCCTCGTCGCGCATGACGAACCGCGCCCCGAAAAGCTGAAGCGGATCGAGTGCGGCCGGATCGTCGCCTATATGGGCGACGGCTTCGAGGGCCCCCGCCAGTCGCTTCCGCAGCCCTACCGGTTGAACGGCGCGTTCTACCTGATCTCGGTCGAGGCGTTCCGGCGCGAGAAGCGGTTCCTGCCCGCCGACGCCCTGCCCTTCGTGATGCCCGAGGAGCGCAGCCACAATCTCGACTCCAAGACCGACTGGGCGGTCATGGAGGCGATGATCGCCTGCGGCGCATGGGCGCTGGAAGACGTCTGA